CTCCGGCAGCACCTCGCTCGACGCGGAGACGAGCACACCAGGCAGCTCCTCCTCGAGGATCTCCCGCATCCTGCGCTCGTGCTCGCCGTTGGCGTACGAGTTGACGAAGCACACCGCGACGGTCTGCACACCCTTGCGGCGCAGCACCCGCGCGACCTCCCTGGCCTCCGCCTCGTTCAGCGGCGCGACGACGTCACCGGTGTAGTTCACCCGCTCGGTCACCTCGTACCTGTCGCGCCGCCTGATGTACGGCCGCGCGACGTCCTTGTACGCGTCCCAGAGGTCGTCCTTCGTGCCGTTGCGGATCGGAGGGAGCGCGCGGAGCTCGCCGAGCGATTCTTCGACGCCTTCAGGGCAGGGGACGTCGACGGGCTGCGGGAGCTGCTCGCCGCCGACGCCCACATGAGGGGCGACAGCGGCGGCAAGGCCCCGCAATGGAAGCCCATCATCGGCGCCGAGAAGGTGGCCAGCGTGCTCACCGCAATCGTCGCGCCGTTCGTCCAGATCGGCGGCGTGATCGAACCGCACGAGGTGAACGGCCAGCCAGGCGCCATCTTCCGCGACCCGGACGGCAAGATCGTCGCCACCTGGGCGCTCGACGTCCTCGACGGCCAGATCCAGGCGATCCGCGCGGTGCTCAACCCCGACAAGCTCGCGCACGTAGGCCCCGTGGCGGACGCCTGGGCAGTAATCCGCGAGGCGTCCCAGACCCGCCGCCCCAAGCCCTAGCCGAGCGCGGCAGCGATCGCACGTACGCGGCATGGTCATGTCGGCTGTCCCAGGTAAGCCCAGGGACGCAGCTCTTCGACGGCCTTGCCGACGCGGAAGACCGTGGCGTCGTCGTAGGTGTGGCCGACGATCTGGACGCCGGTGGGCAGTCCACAGCTGGCGTGGCCGCTCGGGACGTTGAGCACCGGGCAGCGGTTGGTGACGTTGAACGGGGCGGTCATCACCATCGCGTCGGGATCGGTGACGTCGTCGCCTGCGGGTATGCCTGGCACGGCGGTCGTCGGGCACAGCAATGCGTCGAACGGGTCCATCCCTTCGGCAAGCTGGCCCTGCAGCTGGTGTTCGACGCGCAGCCCGTCGAGGTAGCTGTGCTGCCTGCGGGCTGCTGCCATCTCGTCGGCGAAGGCGACGGTGTAGGCGTTCATCTTGTCGCGGTGCTCGGCGACCACCTCGGTGACGATCGCGCCGAAGATGGTGGCGAAGTGGGCGCTGACGGCGGCGGCGAAGTCGTCGCGTCGCCAGGGCAGCTCGACCTCGTCGACGTGCGCGCCCGCGTCGGTCAGGGCATCGGCGACGGCACGTGTGTTGGCCGCGATCTCCGGGTGCACCTCGTAGTCGCCGAGCCTTACGCACAACGCGAGCCGCATCCCCGCGACGGACTCGTACTCTTCTGGCAGGACCTGTTTGGGCCGCAGCGAGGTGTGGTCGCGCGGGTCAGGCCCAGCCAGCACGTTGGTGAAGGCCAGGCAGTCGTCGACCGTACGTGCCAGCGGTCCGTCCCCGCGGTAGTGGTCGAGGGACAGCGGTGTGGCGCCGGGAATCCTGCCATACGGCGCCTTGTAGCCGACAGTGCCGGTGAACGCCGCCGGGATGCGGGTGGAGCCACCGATGTCGGAGCCGGTGGCGAGCAGTGAGGTACCGGCGGCGAGGGAAGCGGCCGAGCCGCCGGACGATCCGCCCGGGGTGTAGTCCGGGTTCCACGGGTTACGGGTGACGCCCCAGAGCTTGGTGTGCGTGAAACAGGCGATGCTGAACTCGGGCGTGGTGGTACGGGCGTGGATGATGCCGCCGGCGTCGAGGATCCGGTCGACAACGGGCACGTTCTCGGCCGCGACGTTGCCCAGGTTGGCCAGCGACCCTTCGGTGAGCGACCGCCCGGCGATCGCGTGCTTCTCCTTGGTGGCGACGGGGATCCCCTCGAGCGGCCGTGGCGCTGGCCCGTTGCCGAGGAAGCGTTGCTCGGCCCGAGCCGCCTCCCGCAGCGCCTGGTCGAAGAGCCGCTCGGTGAACGCGTTGACGACCGGCTCGACCTGCTCGGTGTG
This genomic window from Streptosporangiales bacterium contains:
- a CDS encoding amidase, whose protein sequence is MPDTDLCYLSATEASRLFREHELSPVELMRALIAHTEQVEPVVNAFTERLFDQALREAARAEQRFLGNGPAPRPLEGIPVATKEKHAIAGRSLTEGSLANLGNVAAENVPVVDRILDAGGIIHARTTTPEFSIACFTHTKLWGVTRNPWNPDYTPGGSSGGSAASLAAGTSLLATGSDIGGSTRIPAAFTGTVGYKAPYGRIPGATPLSLDHYRGDGPLARTVDDCLAFTNVLAGPDPRDHTSLRPKQVLPEEYESVAGMRLALCVRLGDYEVHPEIAANTRAVADALTDAGAHVDEVELPWRRDDFAAAVSAHFATIFGAIVTEVVAEHRDKMNAYTVAFADEMAAARRQHSYLDGLRVEHQLQGQLAEGMDPFDALLCPTTAVPGIPAGDDVTDPDAMVMTAPFNVTNRCPVLNVPSGHASCGLPTGVQIVGHTYDDATVFRVGKAVEELRPWAYLGQPT